The sequence ATGAGATTCATATTCCATACTTAACGCTTTATACCTTTTCTTCGGAAAACTGGAACCGCCCGGCTGATGAAGTAAATACTTTAATGAATTTACTTGTAGAAACCTTATTGCTGGAAGCGGAAGAGATTTTCTCTAAAGGGTTAAGAATGCATGTCATTGGAAATTTGGAAAAACTTCCCCCACTTGTAAAAGATCAGCTTCTGCGTGTGGTGGAACTTACAAAAGAAAACACAAAAGGTAATTTAGTATTAGCCATAAGCTATGGTTCTCAAAACGAAATACTGAATGCCATAAAAAACATAAGCGAAGACGTAAAAGAAGGTAAGGTAGCGGTAGAAAGCATAGACGAAAAACTATTCGAAAGCTATCTTTATACTAAAGACTTTCCGCCTGTGGACCTGTTGATCAGGACAAGCGGGGAAATCAGAATCAGTAATTTCCTCCTTTGGCAGATTGCTTATGCAGAACTGCAGTTTTTAGATGTTCTGTGGCCGGACTTTACGAAAGATATTTTCTTCCAGTGTATTGTAAATTATCAAAACAAGGAAAGAAGATTCGGGATGACCGGAGAACAAATAAAGATCCAGTAAAATTTAAGAAAAGAAAGACTACGATAAAATGAAGTTTAGACTATTACCCATCATTATGTTTGTTGCTTCTGCACATTTTTATGGACAGGTAACTCCACAGGATAGCACAAAAGTGAGCAATTCTGTACACGCAGAAAATCAAGCAGGAACGTATACACTGAAAGACATCGTTGTAGATGGGGTGAAAAAATATACGCCGGCTCAGATCTTGAGGTTTACAGGATTATCAAAAGGTGAAACTGTAGACATTCCGGGACAAAAAATCAGTAACGCTGTAAAAAAACTTTGGGACACACAATCTTTTTCTGAGGTTGAAGTATATGTTCAGAGCATTGAAGGCGAAACGATTGTCTTAAGATTTTACCTGCAGGATCTGAAAGATCTTGGGGAAGTAAAATTCACAGGAAGAGGGATCGGGAAATCTAAAAGCGAAAAACTAGCAAAAGATAACAACCTTAAGCCGGGAACTAAAATTACTCAAAACTTAGTTTCAAGTCTTAAAACCAATATTCCTAAAGACTACATCAAAAAAGGATTTGCAGATGCTAAAATTACCATTCAGGATAAAGTAAATGCAGGAGATCCTAATTTGGTAGACTGGACGATTAACGTTGATAAAGGAAAAAGAATAAAAATCGATCACATCGAATTCGAAGGAAATGAGAATGTGACAGA is a genomic window of Chryseobacterium wanjuense containing:
- a CDS encoding isoprenyl transferase, which gives rise to MSLIKDKIDPENLPKHVAIIMDGNGRWAKSRGEERTFGHKNAIDAVRNAINACNEIHIPYLTLYTFSSENWNRPADEVNTLMNLLVETLLLEAEEIFSKGLRMHVIGNLEKLPPLVKDQLLRVVELTKENTKGNLVLAISYGSQNEILNAIKNISEDVKEGKVAVESIDEKLFESYLYTKDFPPVDLLIRTSGEIRISNFLLWQIAYAELQFLDVLWPDFTKDIFFQCIVNYQNKERRFGMTGEQIKIQ